Below is a genomic region from Candidatus Schekmanbacteria bacterium.
AAAGGCGGAGCGTCCATTGTAACGCCTGCAGGAAGTTTGAGCTCAATGTTAGCGGTCACAGGATTAATATTATCTGCCAGTTTTAAGCAGATTAACGCCTTTTCTCCTGCTTTAAATGGACGCATAGAATACCGGTTATCCAGCTGGACCATAATGAGGATAACCGGGATTATCATAACAGCCATTGGCTTAAGAGAATGCTTCATGTAAAGCAAATTGTATTTTAAAATCTGCTTTTGAGAGCGAAGATTTTGCTGAAGGTCATCTTTGAACAACCTTATTTCGAGGAGATATCCTTTAATTTTCTCTTTTGTTTCCTTAATGCCCTGCTGATCAGATGTGTAGCTAAAAATAATCAGCATAACTACGCCTGTCACCAGTGACACTACTGAAATCCCCCATAGAAGATTCATGTTCACAAATGGAGCAAAGGTAAGATCAAATAAAGAATTAATTAGATTTATCAAAAAAATCATTATTACCCCTAATCAGGAAATATAACCCAATCCTTGTAGTTTTTTCTTTATTTCTTCCTCTGAATCTGAATCTTCAAGAGCCGCCAATTCTTTTTCAATTGCATGTGTGATGAATTCCTCAACAGATGAATAGCCGGCAATATCAGAATACTTCTTAACTTTCTTCAGCAATTCGCTGTCGAGCTTTATTTTTGATCCGCCAAACATGTTCTTCTCCTTAAAAAGTATTTTTCAAAAACCTTTCAAAAACTTTTCAAAAAATCGAGGAACCGACCATGTCACTTTCTTTGTCCACTCCGAACTCCGCAAGTATTGTTGGAGCCATGTCGTAAAGCGCCGGGTTTTCAGTTTTAATTTTTCTGTTTGTAAGCAAAATACCAGGAACTACATCATATGCCATACAGTGATCGCCGCTCCATGGATCTTTGTTATCAGCTACGAGTTCCTTGGGAAATTTTCCAAGGCTGGATTCCCATGATATCCTGTATCCGCGGTCAAAACCTACTATGATGTCAGGAGCCTGTTCCACATATTTACCGGAATATATATCCTCACGCTTATATGCCTTTCTTATGACCTTCTTTCCCGTCTTTGGGTCAACAATGTTCTCAAGCTTCTCTACCAGCTCATTAACAAGTTTTTCCCTTTCTTCACCCTGACTGACTATTCCTTCAGGTTCTCTTCCGGAAATGTTTATATAAAGGCCGTTGAGCCCTAAGCCATAGGCTTTGGTTCTCTGCCAGTCGACATTTGCAAAAAGCTCTCCTTCCTCCTGTTTTGACGGATCAATGAGAGAAATATATCCATTATCAAGAAGCCATGTATTAAGATTGAATGACCAGTTGAAAGGCGCAAAGCCATGATCGGACATAACGTAAATTGATGTCTTGTCATCAACTTTTTTTATTGCCTCGCCCAGCACAATGTCCATCCTCTGATAAAGTTTTTCAATCACGTCGCCATACTTATCAAAACCCTCTTCCTTGAATGCCGGTGACGAGCTGTCGTGGTTTCTCCAGAACATGTGAGACTGCTGGTCCGTACTGGAAAAATAAAAGAAAAGAAGTCCCTTGTCGAACTGTGAAAGCATATATCTGTATCCGTCAAGTTCTCCCTGAAAAGCCATCGTTGCCTGGGTTAAGAAATCTCCATCGGTAAAGATACCGGCAGTCAGCGCCTTGGTGTCTTCAGGCATTCCCTGTGTGTAAAAATAACCTATATTTTCGTAAATCTCCTTTGAAAAACCTGACGGAGTCGAGATTGGAAGTGCAGGGTCTTCAGGGTTAAGATTTATAGGAGTAACGTAAAGCTTAAAATCAGGATGTGTTTCTTTTAAATAGAATCTGCAGATTCCTGACACATTTTGTAAATACGGAATAAGTTTGAATTCAACCCTCGTCCATTCGCTCCATTCCCCTTCTTTTAAAAAAATCTCTTTATCAGGCAGAACGATTTTACCTACAGAATTCTGAGGATCTATCAATACAGAAAAATTTACAGATGCATCAGGAGCATCTTTCTTAAAAGTATTTTTAGGACCAACAAGACTTGCATCGACCCTGCCGTCTGCTACATTCACTTCATAGAAACGTCCTCCGGAAAGCTCATCGTTTTTCATCTCCGGGCGGACATTGGAATAGTATGAATAAGTTCCATAGGTGCCAAGTATATCAGGAGTCCCCATACCTGAAAGTGTCCTTGCCTCACATTCTACAGGAGGGAAATTAGCAGGTATCATATATACTGTGCATGGTATTCCCTTATCCTCTAATATTTCCCAGAATGATTTACCATGACGCAAAAGTTCAACCTTTCCGGCTGACAAAGGAATCACCCAGTTTCCTATAGATATTTTTTTCTTAGGCTCTTCTGCCTTTGATGTAGAAAGGTAAGGCATTAAGGTTTGGGGATCTCTGTGAATAAAATCAAAAATCCCGTGTCCTCCCGGGTTCATACCTGTTATGAAGTTAGACCACGCTACAGGGCTTTGGGGCGGCATGCTTGTTTGAAGCGGCTTGAACGTACCTTCTTCAGCAAGCTTTTTGAAAGTAGGCATTTTGCCTTCATCTATCAATTTTTGCAGGATCACCGGATCCATCCCGTCAAATCCTATTATAAGAACCTTTTTGTCCACTGACGTAGTTTCCCCCTTCTTACACCCCGGGACAAACTGAAGAGAGAGGACTATTAGTACCGTAAATATGACTGTAACTTTTCTCAGCATGATATCTTTCTTTTATCAAACATTGTTAATGAAGGATTTCCCCTGCATGTAAGAGGGCACATCAATTCCAAAAAGCTTAAGAACTGTAGGTCCGACATCCATTATAGAC
It encodes:
- a CDS encoding alkaline phosphatase family protein is translated as MLRKVTVIFTVLIVLSLQFVPGCKKGETTSVDKKVLIIGFDGMDPVILQKLIDEGKMPTFKKLAEEGTFKPLQTSMPPQSPVAWSNFITGMNPGGHGIFDFIHRDPQTLMPYLSTSKAEEPKKKISIGNWVIPLSAGKVELLRHGKSFWEILEDKGIPCTVYMIPANFPPVECEARTLSGMGTPDILGTYGTYSYYSNVRPEMKNDELSGGRFYEVNVADGRVDASLVGPKNTFKKDAPDASVNFSVLIDPQNSVGKIVLPDKEIFLKEGEWSEWTRVEFKLIPYLQNVSGICRFYLKETHPDFKLYVTPINLNPEDPALPISTPSGFSKEIYENIGYFYTQGMPEDTKALTAGIFTDGDFLTQATMAFQGELDGYRYMLSQFDKGLLFFYFSSTDQQSHMFWRNHDSSSPAFKEEGFDKYGDVIEKLYQRMDIVLGEAIKKVDDKTSIYVMSDHGFAPFNWSFNLNTWLLDNGYISLIDPSKQEEGELFANVDWQRTKAYGLGLNGLYINISGREPEGIVSQGEEREKLVNELVEKLENIVDPKTGKKVIRKAYKREDIYSGKYVEQAPDIIVGFDRGYRISWESSLGKFPKELVADNKDPWSGDHCMAYDVVPGILLTNRKIKTENPALYDMAPTILAEFGVDKESDMVGSSIF